From Musa acuminata AAA Group cultivar baxijiao chromosome BXJ3-8, Cavendish_Baxijiao_AAA, whole genome shotgun sequence, one genomic window encodes:
- the LOC135646098 gene encoding cullin-3B-like, with the protein MSAQKKRNFKIEAFKHRVELDPNYAERTWRVLEHAIHEIYNHNASGLSFEELYRNAYNMVLHKYGEKLYTGLVNTMTGHLKEIARSIESAQGGFFLEELNVKWGDHNKALQMIRDILMYMDRTFVHSSHKTPVHELGLNLWRDNIIHSSKIQSRLLDMLLDLIHRERTGEVINRGLMRNITKMLMDLGSSVYQEDFEKPFLEVSASFYSVESQQLIECCDCGEYLRKAERRLSEEIERVSHYLDVKSEVKITSVVEGEMIANHMQRLVHMENSGLVSMLVDDKYEDLSRMYNLFRRVPDGLSTIKDVMTSHLRDTGKQLVSDPEKLKDPVDFVQNLLDEKDKYDKIITKAFNNDKTFQNALNSSFEYFINLNNRSPEFISLYVDDKLRKGLKGVSEEDVEVVLDKVMMLFRYLQEKDVFEKYYKQHLAKRLLAGKSVSDDTERSMIVKLKTECGYQFTSKLEGMFTDMKTSVDTMQGFYTSQYSEIGDGPTLAVQVLTTGSWPTQPSAPCNLPAEILVICEKFRTYYLGTRTGRRLTWQTNMGTADIKATFGKGQRHELNVSTYQMCILMLFNSVDRLTYGEIEQATEIPPSDLKRCLQSLACVKGKNVLRKEPMSKDIAEDDAFYFNDKFASKFIKVKIGTVAAQKESEPEKQETRQRVEEDRKPQIEAAIVRIMKSRRVLDHNTIVTEVTSQLQSRFLPNPVVIKKRIESLIEREFLERDKVDRKLYRYLA; encoded by the exons ATGAGCGCCCAGAAGAAGCGCAACTTTAAGATCGAGGCGTTCAAGCACCGGGTCGAGCTCGACCCCAACTACGCCGAGAGGACATGGAGGGTGTTGGAGCACGCGATCCACGAGATTTACAACCACAACGCCAGCGGCCTCTCCTTCGAGGAGCTCTATAG GAATGCTTACAATATGGTTCTGCACAAGTATGGGGAAAAGCTTTACACTGGACTTGTGAACACTATGACAGGACATCTAAAAGAAATTGCAAGATCAATAGAATCTGCTCAGGGAGGTTTCTTTTTAGAGGAGCTTAATGTAAAATGGGGAGACCACAACAAGGCATTACAGATGATCCGAGACATACTGATGTACATGGATAGGACATTTGTTCACAGTAGTCACAAGACACCTGTTCATGAGCTTGGTCTTAATCTCTGGAGGGATAATATCATCCATTCCAGCAAAATCCAGTCTAGGCTACTGGATATGCTCCTTGACCTCATACATAGGGAGAGAACAGGCGAGGTAATAAATAGAGGGTTGATGAGGAATATAACAAAAATGCTAATGGATCTCGGATCTTCTGTGTATCAAGAAGATTTTGAGAAACCATTTCTAGAGGTCTCAGCTAGCTTTTACAGTGTAGAATCTCAACAACTAATTGAGTGCTGTGATTGTGGTGAGTACCTCAGGAAAGCTGAGAGACGTCTTAGTGAAGAGATAGAGAGGGTCTCACACTACTTAGATGTAAAAAGTGAAGTGAAAATAACTAGTGTAGTGGAGGGAGAGATGATTGCCAACCACATGCAGAGGCTGGTCCACATGGAGAATTCTGGTCTTGTGAGTATGCTTGTAGATGACAAGTATGAAGACTTAAGCAGAATGTACAACTTATTCCGCCGAGTTCCCGATGGGCTTTCAACTATTAAAGATGTGATGACTTCCCACCTTCGAGACACTGGAAAGCAGTTAGTAAGTGACCCTGAGAAATTAAAGGACCCAGTGGATTTTGTACAAAATCTTTTGGATGAGAAGGATAAGTATGATAAGATAATAACCAAAGCATTCAACAATGATAAGACATTCCAGAATGCTTTGAACTCTTCATTTGAATACTTTATTAACCTAAACAACAGGTCTCCTGAATTCATatcactttatgttgatgataagcTTCGTAAGGGGCTTAAAGGGGTAAGTGAAGAGGATGTAGAGGTAGTCCTGGACAAAGTGATGATGTTGTTTAGGTACTTGCAGGAGAAGGATGTATTTGAGAAATATTACAAACAACACTTGGCAAAGCGGCTTCTTGCAGGAAAATCTGTTTCTGATGATACAGAGAGGAGTATGATTGTTAAGCTCAAGACAGAATGTGGGTATCAGTTCACCTCTAAATTGGAAGGCATGTTTACAGACATGAAGACTTCCGTAGATACTATGCAAGGATTCTATACTAGTCAGTATTCTGAGATTGGAGATGGCCCCACCCTTGCTGTGCAAGTTCTTACAACTGGTTCATGGCCAACACAGCCTAGTGCACCTTGCAACCTTCCAGCTGAAATTCTTGTCATATGTGAGAAGTTCCGGACATATTATCTTGGGACGCGTACTGGGCGTAGATTGACATGGCAAACAAATATGGGTACAGCTGATATTAAGGCAACCTTTGGCAAGGGCCAGAGGCACGAGCTGAATGTTTCAACTTACCAAATGTGTATTCTTATGCTATTTAACTCTGTGGATCGGTTGACATACGGAGAAATAGAACAGGCCACAGAAATCCCACCTTCTGATCTGAAGCGTTGTCTTCAGTCTCTTGCTTGTGTCAAAGGTAAGAATGTCCTGCGCAAGGAGCCAATGAGCAAGGATATAGCTGAGGATGATGCTTTCTACTTCAATGACAAATTTGCAAGCAAGTTTATCAAGGTGAAGATAGGAACTGTGGCAGCACAAAAGGAGTCAGAGCCGGAGAAGCAGGAGACTCGCCAAAGAGTGGAAGAAGATAGAAAACCTCAGATTGAAGCTGCAATTGTGAGGATTATGAAATCCAGAAGGGTATTAGATCATAACACCATTGTTACGGAGGTCACATCACAATTGCAATCTCGCTTCCTGCCAAACCCTGTTGTCATAAAAAAGCGAATTGAGTCTCTCATTGAACGTGAGTTTTTAGAAAGGGATAAAGTGGACAGAAAATTATATCGCTATCTTGCTTGA